A window of the Gossypium hirsutum isolate 1008001.06 chromosome A05, Gossypium_hirsutum_v2.1, whole genome shotgun sequence genome harbors these coding sequences:
- the LOC107959793 gene encoding RNA-binding protein 7 encodes MSGNSSCSVYIGNLDERVSDRVLYDILIQAGRVVDLYIPRDKETDKPKGFAFVEYETEDVADYAVRLFSGLVTLYNRTLKFAISGQDKSSQNPANAAMPATNSSYKSRHYHGVVNHMETSQQPKKSSTPSRIPDYPARYSQAPPPPGVSHHFNGYGSHINDIDYEYSRRVFGATWDSISRPRSRRYDTSDPISYPFY; translated from the exons ATGTCAGGGAATTCTAGTTGCAGTGTCTACATAG gTAATTTGGATGAGAGGGTAAGCGACAGAGTTCTGTACGATATTCTTATCCAAGCAGGAAGAGTAGTAGACCTGTACATCCCTCGAGATAAGGAAACCGATAAGCCTAAAGGATTTGCCTTTGTTGAATACGAAACCGAGGACGTTGCTGATTATGCTGTCAGGCTCTTTTCTGGCCTTGTTACTCTTTATAACCGAACCTTGAAATTTGCG ATCTCCGGGCAAGACAAGTCTTCTCAAAACCCTGCTAATGCAGCCATGCCTGCTACAAATTCATCCTACAAATCAAGGCATTACCATGGAGTAGTTAACCACATGGAAACCTCTCAGCAGCCAAAGAAGTCTTCAACCCCTTCTAGGATTCCGGATTATCCTGCGCGTTACAGCCAAG CGCCACCTCCTCCTGGTGTTTCTCACCACTTTAATGGGTATGGATCACATATCAATGATATTGATTATGAATACAGTCGAAGGGTTTTTGGGGCAACATGGGATAGCATTAGTCGCCCTAGGTCACGTCGCTATGACACAAGTGACCCAATTTCATATCCCTTTTACTGA
- the LOC107959794 gene encoding uncharacterized protein, translating into MENKMKSKKISQSHQPAWPFIILLVLSFPNSHALMDSHSKRYPNLVILNCSLLCVISSSIRRFSPSPLWFCYTVDHRFPSQGCQDSSGWRPSEILSHCQVYAIGVQSQTMPSINSAQEITAKKLRLHKTKPKKQIKKTNPNHFARAKNSSVSRTTDLGFI; encoded by the exons atggaAAACAAAATGAAATCAAAGAAAATCTCCCAGTCACATCAGCCAGCCTGGCCATTTATTATTTTGCTCGTCCTTTCATTTCCCAACAGCCACGCATTAATGGATAGCCATTCCAAAAGATATCCAAATCTTGTTATCCTGAACTGCTCCCTACTCTGCGTCATTTCATCTTCAATCCGGAGGTTCTCTCCATCTCCCCTCTGGTTTTGTTACACTGTGGATCATCGTTTCCCCTCCCAG ggttgccaggatagctcgggttggaggccgtcagagatattatcacattgtcaagtctacgctatcggc GTCCAATCGCAAACTATGCCTTCTATTAACAGTGCACAAGAGATTACAGCCAAGAAGCTCCGCCTCCACAAAACTAaaccaaaaaaacaaattaaaaaaacaaacccTAATCACTTTGCCAGAGCGAAAAACAGTAGCGTGTCAAGGACGACAGACCTAGGTTTTATATAA